The DNA region AGGCGACCACCATCACCACAGCAAAGAAGGTGATCAGGTGCGAGGCGAACCAGTCGTCCTCCTGCCCCTTGTCGAGCACGAACTCCAGTGAGCCAAAGGTCAGCCCAAGCAGGCCGAAGCCGAGGAAGTCGAGCTTGATGCCGCCCTTCTGCGACTCCTTCACCTGCTTTTCGACCCACGGCGGATCTTCGACGATGCGCGAGGTGAGAAAGAGCGAGAGCAGGCAGATGGGTACGTTGAGAAAGAATATCCAGCGCCAGTCGAAGTTGTCGGTGATGTAGCCGCCAAGCGTAGGCCCGATCGCAGGAGCGCAGACGACGGCGAGGCCGTACATCGCGAAGGCCTGGCCGCGCTTCTCCGGCGGGAAGGTGTCGGCGAGAATGGCCTGCTCCGACGGCGCCAGACCGCCGCCGCCGATGCCCTGCAGGATGCGGCAGAAGACCAGGATCGGAAGCGAAGGAGCGATGCCGCACAGCGCCGAGCTGATGCCGAACAGCGCCACGCAGATCATGTAGAACTTCTTGCGCCCGATGAACGTGGTCATGTAGGCGCCGGCCGGAAGAATGATGGCGTTGGCGACGAGATATGCCGTCAGTACCCAGGTCGCCTCGTCCTGCGTCGAGCCAAGTGAGCCTGCGATGTGCGGCAGGGCGACGTTGGCGATGGAGGAGTCGAGCACCTCCATGAACGTCGCCAGAGTCACCGTCATGGCGACGATCCACGGGTTGATTCGCGGCTTCCACGCCTGGGCGGGAGCCGCATGTTCCCGCGCTTCAAGCAGGTGGGATTCAGATAACTCTAAAGTGGTCGTAGCCATGCGCTTAGGTTCGGATTCATCCGCGCGGCCCCCGGATTCAATTTCTCAGGCAGTTGTGACAGATTGCCCCGGAAAACCCCATGGATCGCACCGGAAAATGTGCACACCAGAATGGGCACTCGTTTCAGTGGCAACGGATGAGATTGTTCCTCCCACCCTTCACGATGAGACTGTGAAGGATGGGGCACCGGGCAGTATGCGAAGGAAGCATAAGACTCAGCGCGAGTAGTTCTGGGTGTAGATGTCGTGCGGCAGGCCTTCGCCGCGCGCCTTCTGCCTGAAGGCCTCCGCCTGTTCGCGGCCCATCGGTCCGCCCACTGTAACCAGATACGGCGCGCGGCCAGTGGGCGAGAAGACCTCAGGGTTTAGCGACGGATGCTGCTGCGCAATGGAGTCGGCCTTATGCTGTGCCTGATCCTGATGGTTGTAGGTGTATGCCACCACGCGCCACTGCGTCTTCGCTCCTGCATTTGCAGAAGACACCGCACTCGCGACTGGGGCTGATGATGGAGCAGGTACGCGCGGAGCCGAAGTCTTCCCGGCAAATTTCGACGCAGAGGGTTTCGCCGCCGCTGCTACGGGAGCAGGAGTTGCCGCGCCTTCCTTTGCGTTTGCATTCGTCGCCCCGAGAGTCGAGACCGGCTTCGCCGCTCCGTTTGCATCGGTTGCCGGTTCGCTGCGCATCAGTCTCCAGCCAAGCACCAGCAGAAGAATGATCGCTGCTGCCGCTGCGATCCAGATGCGCGTGCGTCGCGGCTCTTCTTCAACCGGCTTCACAATGCGATGCCGAACATCGGGGGCCTGTGTTGGCGTGACCGGCTTTTTCTCGGCGGTTGCGGCGAGCGAGTCGGCAACCGCCCTCGGAGAATATGCCGGCGAAGCCGGGGCCGGGGCAGTCTTTGGCGTCGAGACAAACACCTCCGGTTTAGGCACCGCAGCCGGTTGAGGCTTTGGAGAGAACAGATTCGCCTGCGTGGGTGCGGTTGCAGTCGCAACTGCGGCTGTTGCAACTGCAGGTGTCTCCCGCTTCGCAGGAGCTACCGCTTCTACAGATTTTTCCGGTTGCGGTGCGATGGACGCAACTGCGGCCTCAGGAGCTGCTGCTGGTGCGGCTGGCTGTTGGACCGACGTAGCCGGAGGCTGTGCCACCTGCTTTGGCTTCACCGGACCAAGTGCGGACGACATCTCCGCCAGCCCCCACCTTCCGCTGAGTCCGTTGCGAATGATGCCGTCGAACGGCGAAGGCAGCAGCGTCGCCGAGCCCTGCAGGCTGGTGCGGCCGGTGAGCGCCTGCAACAGCACCACGGCAAGCGCGTGCGCGTCGGCGGCCTTCTGCTCGGCAACCGTTGGGCCGCCGTCGGGATCGTCGGCTGCTACCTTGACGCAGTCGCTGCGCAGCTTCACCAGATCTCCAGCAGCCAGAATGTTGGCCGGCTCAACCTGCCCGTGGATCAGGCCGCGCGTGTGCAGCGCTTCAAGCGCCGCGATCAAACTCTGCGCAAGCTCGCGGCCCTCATCCACCGTCAGCGTGCGGTTATACAGCAGATCTTCCAGCGAGATCTCCGTCGGCTCCATCACGGCATAGACCAGCGGTGTGCCATCAAGCTCGGTCTCGCCGAACTTGCGCATCACCATCAGGTTCTCCTGCCCGATCTCGGAGACGGTCTTCCACCGGGTGAGAATCTCCGATTCGTCGAAGTGCGCTTCAATCACGCGCACCAGCGCGGGAGTTCCTGTGCCATTCGTTGTTAAGAAGAAGGCGCTGCGGCCTTCGGGGCGCACCAGTTTCTTCAGGGGATAGGCCTCTGCGATGGTTCGGCCTTCGTAATCGCTCCAGAGCTTCATAACGCACACCAGTCCTTGGGATTTCAATCAAGGGAGAATGCCCGCGAGGGCAAGTCATGCAAAAAAAGACGCCCACCTGGACCCGTACACAGAGTGGAAGCGCCTCGCAATCCAGTCCATTATCCCCCATTGGATGCAGGTTTCTCAACGCGGGTACAGTGCGCCTGTTCCAGTTTTGGTTCGCACTCTGTCCAGTGCTAGACTTCCTTTTTCGACCGCAGATGGCCGCGGATGTGCACGGGTCCAGATCCAGAAGAAGAAACCCGTGTTTTCCGCGCGAATTCGCGGTCGGTTGGAGCAGAGTCGATGCATCCGGATCTTGAAAAGATGGTTGTGCTGCAGGGCCTCGATGTAGAAGCCCGGCGGCTGAACGACGAGATGGCCGCGCTGCCCAAACGCGCAGCAAAGCTGGCGGTAGAGGTCGACGCTGCAAAGAAGCAGCTCGCGGGAATCGTCGAAGGCATTCAGAAGGAAGAGGCGCTGCGCCGCCGCCAGGAGCTGGACGTCAAGGACCACCAGCAGAAGGCCGCCCGCCTGCGCAAACAGATGGATGTCGTCACCACCACGGCGCAGGCCGCAGCTCTCGAACACGAGATCGCCTTTGCCGAGGGCGAGGTCACGCGGCTTGAAGACGCCGAGCTTGAGAGCATGGAGCGCACCGAGACGCTCGAAACGCAGAAGAAGGATGCCGAAGAGACCGTCGCCAACCTTACCCGGCGTTATGAAGAAGAACGGGCAAGCGGGGCCGAGTCCATGGCGCGCGATCGCACTCTGCTGGCCGAGGTGGAGGCGAAGCGCACCGATCTTCGTCCGCAAATCGGTGAGAGCGCGCTCTCCATGTACGACCGCATCGCCAGGGGACGCGGCACGGCGCTGTCCGAGGGCGTCGACCAGAAGTGCTCGGCCTGCCAGATGATGGTGCGGCCGCAGCGCTGGAACGATCTCCGCGACCGCTCCAACGACGAGACGATGCTTGCCTGCGAGACCTGCGGGCGCATCCTCTACTGGGACCCCGCGCGCGACGCGCCGCAGAAGAAGCCCGCGCAAACCGAGAGCATCGCCGCTTCGATTGTGAGAGCCTCGCTGTGAAAAGAATCTGCGTCGACATGGACGAGGTGATGGCCGATGCGCTGGGCGAACACCTTCTGCGTTACAACCGCGACCACAACGAAAACATCACGCTGGCCGACCTGCAGGGCAAGTGGCTGTGGCAGGTTGTCTCTTCGGACCGCCACAACACGCTCGCCGGCTACCTGCGCTCTGAAGACTTTTTTGAGAGCCTGGCCGTGATGCCCGAGTCGCAGCGCGTGATGAAGCGTCTACAGGAGAAGTACGAGGTCTTCATCGCCACTGCCGCCATGGAGGTGCCGACCTCGTTCCAGCAGAAGTTCGTGTGGCTGGAAAAGCACTTCCCCTTCATCGCGCCGTCGCACATCGTCTACTGCGGCGACAAGGGCATCCTCGACGCCGACTACCTGATCGACGACAACGTGCGGCAGTTCCGCAGGTTCAAGGGCGAAGGTATCCTCTTCAGCTCGCCGCACAACGCCGGCGTCGAAGGCTACCGCCGCGTCAACGACTGGCTCGATGTCGAGAAGATGTTTTTGGGCTAAAGCCTGCAAGAGCTCCAAAGCTCTTTCGCGCCACAGATGCAAAAGCACGCACCACTGCGCGGTCTTCGTTTGCCCGACAGGCAAGTTCGATATTGCTCGTAACCCGTGCGCCGCGCAGCCCCGGGCAGGCGATCTCCGTCCCGGCGATCTGCCGCGTGCACGCCGGTCCAACCGAGACGCCAAGCCCAGCGCCCACCAGCCGCAGGATCGTCAGCCACTGCGGCGCCTCCTGCACCACGCGCGGGCGGAAGCCGTATTCGTCGAACAGCCACATCGTCTTCTCATACGCCAGCTTGCCCGCCGTGGGCGAGAAGAAGACGAACGGTTCGTCGCGCAGATCGGCCGGCGAGATCGCGCTACGGCCCGCCAACCGGTGCGTCGAGGGAAGCACGGCAACATAAGCCTCGGAGAACAACGACTCCACATGCAGGCCCTCGATCGGCCCGCCATCGCGTAGAAATCCGGCGTCGAGCGTGCCGCGATGGATCGACGCCGCGATGTTGGCTGTGTAGGTCTCCGACAGCTGAAGCTCGACACGCGGGTGGAGCTGGCGATAGCGTCCGAGCATGGCGGGCAACGGCGTCAACATGCCCGATCCGATGAAGCCTACGCGCAGCGAGCCCTCGTCGCCGCGGCCGATCGAACGCGCCTCCTCGATGTCCTGTTCCACGTTGCGCAGCGTGCGCCGCGCGCGCTCGAGAAAGACCTCTCCCGCAGCCGTCAGCCGCACTGCGCGCGAGGTCCGCACGAAGAGCGGGTAGCCCAGAATCTCTTCGAGCCTGCGAATCTGTTGCGACAAAGGCGGCTGCGCCAGGTGCAGGCGCGCGGCCGCCCGCCCAAAGTGGAGCTCCTCGGCGACGGCGACGAAGTAGCGCAGGTGGCGAAGCTCGAGATCGCGATCCATATCTCAAACATCATAATTGTGACTAACAAGATATTGGACGTATGGCCCGCGCGGAGCTAGGCTTTCTTCACAAGGAGATTGCCATGGCCGCGACCCTGCACCTCGCCGACATCCCCTCCAACACCAGCGCACCATCAGGCAGCGCCGCAACAGGGGCTTCCTCGAACAGACCCCGGATCGAGCTCCGCCCCTTCCACCCAGAACTTCCGAGCGACGCACTCGCCTTCCGCTCGCTCAACGAGTGGTGGATCGAGAAGTACTTCGGGCTCGAAGAACACGACCGGGAGATGCTCGGCGACCCCGAAGGCTATGTACTGGCAAAAGGCGGCCACATCTTCTTCGCCATCGGCGACGGAGCTCCCATCGGCTGTTGCGGGCTGACGCTCACCTCACCCGGCGTCTACGAGGTGGTGAAGATGGCGGTCGCGCCCGACTGGCAGGGCGCCGGAGTGGGACGAGCACTGCTCTCCTACACCGTCGAGCAGGGACGAGCCCTCGGCGCAAGCTCCCTCTATCTTGAGACCAACAGCAGCCTCTCGAGCGCCATCCATCTCTATGAGACGCTGGGCTTCCGCCACCTTCCGCCCCGACCCTCTCCTTACGTGCGCGCCAACGTCTTCATGGAGCTGCGCTTCTAGAGCGGTTTTTCCTTAGGGTGCCGATGTTTCCGTTTGGCCGGGCTTACAGCCCTCGGTGGCCGCCAATCCACCGGGTACCGGGTGCCCCATATCTGGCGGCCTTATCGTCGGATGTGAGCTCATTCGAACGAAGCTCGGACCCGTCAGCCATTCGACTCTGTGGCTATCCCATAAAGCTCTGCCTCAAACCGCTGAATCGCCTCCTCCGACCACGCATGGGTCGACTTCCGCCATGTCTCGCCCTGCTCCTCCATAAAATTGGGGAAGTTCATGCGGCAGTAGCCGGCGCGCGTGCCGAAATCGTACAGCGCCTGCGGAATTCCATCGAGATACAGCACGGCGCGCAAACCATCCTTCGACCACTCGACGGCGGCGATACGCTCTGTGGTCGGCCGCTCGTTCTCCCGGTCACTCTTCTCCAGAGCCGAGACGTTGTAGATCAGCATCGCGTCCAGGATCGAGTGCTCGTGCGTCGTGCTCGTGCGGTCGCAGGCATAGAAGTAGCCGGCCACGCCCTCGTCCTCGAAGACGACCGTCCACGGCGGCTGGGTCGAATCGGCTGAGAGAAAGGCGTCTCCGGGGGTAAAGGTAAGCGACTGCATATCCCTAAACCATACGACAAAAAACGGGCACGATACGATAGAAGACGATGCCGTGTTGCGCCTGTCCGCGCACCGGCCAGAGTTTTGAGATTCATGAAGGCGGACGCGGATTGAAGTTACCTGCATTTAAGATTGGCCTGCCCCAGCAGCTCGCCGCGTTACTGCTCGTTCTCTTCCTGGCGCAGTGCACCTGGGTCGTCTCGCGCCAGCAGCTCTCGACCGACGACTACCGCTTCGCCCGCTGCGGCCGCGAGATGTGGGAGCGCCCGTCGCCCATCGCCGGCTACTTCACCTCCTGCGGCAACCTCAACGGCGACGGCACGTTTGCCTACCGCGTCGCCGGCCTCCCGCTCACCGCGCAGCGCCTCGTCCTGCTCGCCGCCGACAAGCTCCGCAAGCCCGAGAACCGCCTCTACGCCGCCACCTCGCTCAACGGCTCCACCTGGGAGGCGCGCCACGAGATCACCAGCGTCAAGTACCTCATGCACCTACCCTTTGTCTTCTTCGCCGCGTGGCTCGGAGCGGGGCTGTGGTGGGTCTGTCGCCGACTCTTCGGTAACGAAGGCGGCTTCTTCGCGCTCGGGCTCTACTGCTTCTGCCCCGAGGTAGTGCGCTACGCGGTCACACCCAACAACGACGTGCTCGCCATGTGGGGACTCTACGGGCTGGTCTACACCGCCATCGGCGTCGCACACGCCATGCAGGGCCCGCGGCACAAGTGGCGCCCGCGCATTTTGCTGCTGACGTTCGCGCTCGGCCTCACCGCCGCCGCGCACCTGCTGGCGGCGATGCTCGGCTTCCTCGCCGCTATCGTCTTCATGATGTACCTCGCTGAGCGCCGCCGCAGCTACGTCATGCAGATTCTCATCTACTCCGCGCTGGGAGCTCTCGTCGTCCTGCTGGCCTCCTACGCCTTCCGCCTCGCGGCCTTCAGCTACATCTTCACTGGCGGCGGCGCGCGCTTCTGGTTCTCGCTGGACGCGGTGCGCGGCTTCTTCACCAGTCCAGCGAACGCGCCCATCGTCGGAGCCCTTGCCGTCTCCGGGGCGCTCTATCTCGTGGCGCGCCGCTGCCGCTACTTCGGCAATACGGCGCCGCTGCTCATGGCGCTGGCGCTGTTTCCCGTCATCACGACACAGACCGTCTCCCAACCGTGGCTCTGGGCGCTGCCGTTCCTCTTCACCTTTGCCGGAGGGGTCTTCGCCGACGTCTTCGAGTCGCGCCACCGCAAGCTCTTCCTCGCGCTCGCCGGACTGATCCTCATCGCACAGGCCGCAGTCTCAGTTGCCCTGCTGCCCGCCATCGCCCATGGTCTATAAACGACACCCCTCTGTGTGTCATTCCGAGCGAAGCTCGAACCGCCTCGCACCGAATCCAGCCGCCGATGCTGCATAATGGCCGCAGCCCACGAAAGACGGATCCACCGTCGAGGACGGTCACTCTCGCATGTTGAAGCTCTCCGCCAGGTACGCCGGTGCAGTGTGCGCCCTCGCTCTTCTCCTCAGCGCTGAAGGCTGCCGCAAGCCGCGCAAGACCACCTCCGCTCCCAACACCACCGACTACTCCGACAACCTGCAGCCGCTCGTCGCCTCGCCGCAGCTCAGCTTTCTGCGCTGGCCCAACGTCGCCGAGTACCAGCCCTTCGTCAAGACCTTCTACGAAGATCGCAACTACGAGATCGCCTGGACCCGCGAAGGTCAACCCACCCTCGCGGCCAAGGGCTTCATGATCGCCTTCGCCAACGCGGAGCTGAAGGGCCTCAACCCCGAGGACTACGACAGCTCGCGCTGGCTCGACCGCGTGCGCGGCGTCGCCGGACGCCACCCCGACGAGGTCGCGCAGTTCGATGTCGCGATGACCGTCTGCGTCATGCGCTTCATCTCCGACCTACGCATCGGCCGCGTCAATCCGCAGCACTTCAACTTCGACATCGACGTCACCGGCAAGAAATACAATCTCGCCGAGTTCGTCTCCGACAACGCCGTCGACGTCACCGACGTCACCGCGCTGCTCAAAAAGGTCGAGCCCGATTCCAGCCTCTACCGCCGCACCGAGCAGGCGCTCGCGCAGTATCTCGACCTTGAGAAGAAGCAGATCGAGCGGGGCAACGACCCGCTGCCCGAGTACGAACGCACCATCACCGTCGGCGACTCCTTCGACGACGCCCCTCTGCTCATCGAGCGTCTACAGCTCGAAGGCGACCTCGAAGCCGAGGACGGCACTGGCGACAACGCGTCAAAGCGTTCAGACGTCTACACCAAACGTCTCTCCGCCGCCGTCAAGGAGTACCAGCACCGTCACGGCCTCACCGAAGACGGCAAGCTCACCTCGCAGACGATCGCCTCGCTCAACGTGCCCATGGCCGAG from Acidobacteriota bacterium includes:
- a CDS encoding 5'-3'-deoxyribonucleotidase is translated as MDEVMADALGEHLLRYNRDHNENITLADLQGKWLWQVVSSDRHNTLAGYLRSEDFFESLAVMPESQRVMKRLQEKYEVFIATAAMEVPTSFQQKFVWLEKHFPFIAPSHIVYCGDKGILDADYLIDDNVRQFRRFKGEGILFSSPHNAGVEGYRRVNDWLDVEKMFLG
- a CDS encoding GNAT family N-acetyltransferase — its product is MAATLHLADIPSNTSAPSGSAATGASSNRPRIELRPFHPELPSDALAFRSLNEWWIEKYFGLEEHDREMLGDPEGYVLAKGGHIFFAIGDGAPIGCCGLTLTSPGVYEVVKMAVAPDWQGAGVGRALLSYTVEQGRALGASSLYLETNSSLSSAIHLYETLGFRHLPPRPSPYVRANVFMELRF
- a CDS encoding DUF2251 domain-containing protein is translated as MQSLTFTPGDAFLSADSTQPPWTVVFEDEGVAGYFYACDRTSTTHEHSILDAMLIYNVSALEKSDRENERPTTERIAAVEWSKDGLRAVLYLDGIPQALYDFGTRAGYCRMNFPNFMEEQGETWRKSTHAWSEEAIQRFEAELYGIATESNG
- a CDS encoding L,D-transpeptidase family protein: MLKLSARYAGAVCALALLLSAEGCRKPRKTTSAPNTTDYSDNLQPLVASPQLSFLRWPNVAEYQPFVKTFYEDRNYEIAWTREGQPTLAAKGFMIAFANAELKGLNPEDYDSSRWLDRVRGVAGRHPDEVAQFDVAMTVCVMRFISDLRIGRVNPQHFNFDIDVTGKKYNLAEFVSDNAVDVTDVTALLKKVEPDSSLYRRTEQALAQYLDLEKKQIERGNDPLPEYERTITVGDSFDDAPLLIERLQLEGDLEAEDGTGDNASKRSDVYTKRLSAAVKEYQHRHGLTEDGKLTSQTIASLNVPMAERVKQLSYTLERFRWLPAPYENPRLMVNLPEFVLRGYTPDHQLDFTMRVVVGQVMGEHQTPVFAHMMKYLIFRPYWNVPVDIAQKELVPHMETNRGYLEQKNFEVVTSKGQPVTNYTVKQIAQGSYMVREKPGPKNSLGLVKFMFPNQYDVYLHSTPAVSLFSRTRRDFSHGCIRVQKPEDLAAWLLDGQKDKDGEDWDLQKVHEAMTDGPDNHQVNLKTPVPIVIFYMTAEVEEDNRVHFFDDIYGYDAALEKTLSKGPPYPIKPDPAPPKPKPGDTL
- a CDS encoding LysR family transcriptional regulator, whose amino-acid sequence is MDRDLELRHLRYFVAVAEELHFGRAAARLHLAQPPLSQQIRRLEEILGYPLFVRTSRAVRLTAAGEVFLERARRTLRNVEQDIEEARSIGRGDEGSLRVGFIGSGMLTPLPAMLGRYRQLHPRVELQLSETYTANIAASIHRGTLDAGFLRDGGPIEGLHVESLFSEAYVAVLPSTHRLAGRSAISPADLRDEPFVFFSPTAGKLAYEKTMWLFDEYGFRPRVVQEAPQWLTILRLVGAGLGVSVGPACTRQIAGTEIACPGLRGARVTSNIELACRANEDRAVVRAFASVARKSFGALAGFSPKTSSRHRASR